In Vigna radiata var. radiata cultivar VC1973A chromosome 3, Vradiata_ver6, whole genome shotgun sequence, the following proteins share a genomic window:
- the LOC106756964 gene encoding ABC transporter C family member 14, whose amino-acid sequence MFFSSPTWIKSFSCAFPVKQTSGEMFISTMLQWLRFFFLSPCPQRTISSFVDVVFLLFLFVFTITKLWKRLTSHGDFGTHLNEPLVRNSRSIFLTIRFKLTLTAEVALTILYTVATVLAFSSSSKVPWKQVDDVFWIVHAITHVVLAFVIIHEKIFDAVTHPLALRVYWVVNFFITSLFTVSAVMRLVIIVDVNESNDFKVDDVVSFISLPLSLFLLFAGVKGSTGIVLSTEESRQLVEEETRLYDGSEGKSEVTDFASASMLSKVFFIWINPLLSKGYKSALKTDDVPTLSPQHRAERMLSIFELKWPKSNEKSKHLVRMTLLRCFWKELAFNVVLAIIRLCVMFVGPVLIQSFVDFTSGNRSSEYEGYYLVLILLVAKFIEVVSTHHFNFQCQKLGTLIRSAVIPALYEKGLKLSFSARQDHGIGTIVNYMAVDTQQLSDMMLQLNAAWMMPLQVAIGMFLLYNCLGASVITAFLGLLGVFVFAVIGTRRNNRFQYNVMKNRDSRMKAVNETLNYMRVIKFQAWEEHFNQRIMGFRETEFGWLSKLMFSICGNIVVMWSTPLLISTLTFGMALLLGVQLDAATVFTTTTVFKILQEPIRTFPQSMISLSQALISLERLDKFMLSRELLDDSTEREEGCGGQTSVEIIDGTFSWDDDNTHQDLKNINLEIKKGEISAIVGTVGSGKSSLLASILGELRKISGKVRVCGSVAYVAQTSWIQNRTIEENILFGLPMDRQRYNEAIRVCCLEKDLEMMDYGDQTEIGERGINLSGGQKQRIQLARAVYQDCDVYLLDDVFSAVDAHTGSEIFKECVRGALKGKTTVLVTHQVDFLHNVDQILVMRDGMIIQSGKYNDLVDSGLDFKALVVAHETSMELVGQSVVVPAENLNRPTKASAVTSIYKGARGESNSLEQAVSSKKSSKLIKEEERETGKVSLHIYKLYCTEAFGWWGITLVFVLSLLWQGSLMASDYWLAYETSMESGLFNPSLFMSIYTIITAVSVVLVVTRTYFFTLLGLKTAQIFFTQILRSILHAPMSFFDTTPSGRILSRASSDQSNVDVLLPLFTGVVIAMYITVLSIFIVTCQNSWPTVFLIFPLILLNIWYRGYYLASSRELTRLDSITKAPVIHHFSESIAGVMTIRAFRQQKNFCEENLKRVNANLRMDFHNYSCNVWLGVRLELLGSFVFCVSALFMIILPSSIIKPENVGLSLSYGLSLNGVLFWAVFMSCFIENKMVSVERIKQFTYIPPEPAWNIKDHLPPSNWPSQGNVDIRDLQVRYRPNTPLVLKGITLSITGGEKVGVVGRTGSGKSTLIQVLFRLVEPSGGKIVVDGIDISILGLHDLRSRFGIIPQEPVLFEGTVRSNIDPIGQYTDEEIWKSLERCQLKDVVAAKPEKLDSSVVENGENWSVGQRQLLCLGRVILKKSRLLFMDEATASVDSQTDSVIQKIIREDFAACTIISIAHRIPTVMDCNRVLVVDAGLAKEYDKPSNLLQRESLFGALVQEYANRSTEL is encoded by the exons ATGTTCTTTTCATCTCCAACATGGATAAAATCCTTCTCCTGTGCATTCCCCGTGAAGCAAACCTCAGGGGAGATGTTTATCTCAACTATGCTTCAATGGCTGAGATTTTTCTTCCTCTCACCGTGTCCTCAAAGAACTATATCATCTTTCGTCGATGTCGTGTTCCTCTTGTTTCTCTTCGTGTTTACTATCACCAAGCTCTGGAAAAGGCTCACCTCCCATGGCGATTTCGGCACTCACCTAAACGAACCACTCGTCAGAAACAGCAGATCCATTTTCTTAACTATTCGGTTCAAGCTAACCTTAACCGCAGAGGTTGCTTTGACTATACTTTACACGGTTGCTACCGTTCTTGCGTTTAGCAGTTCCTCCAAGGTGCCGTGGAAGCAAGTTGACGACGTGTTTTGGATAGTCCACGCCATAACACATGTGGTGCTTGCATTCGTGATCATCCACGAGAAAATATTTGACGCTGTTACTCACCCTCTTGCGCTTCGTGTTTATTGGGTTGTGAATTTCTTTATCACTTCGTTGTTCACAGTTTCTGCTGTTATGCGTTTGGTCATCATCGTGGACGTGAATGAAAGCAACGACTTCAAGGTGGATGACGTGGTCTCTTTCATTTCACTCCCTCTGTcgttatttcttctttttgctgGGGTTAAAGGATCCACCGGTATTGTCTTGTCGACAGAAGAAAGTCGGCAACTTGTTGAGGAGGAAACTAGGTTGTATGACGGGAGTGAGGGAAAGTCGGAGGTCACTGACTTCGCTTCAGCTTCTATGTTATCTAAGGTTTTCTTTATTTGGATAAATCCATTGTTGAGTAAAGGGTACAAGTCTGCACTGAAGACTGATGATGTTCCAACGCTTTCTCCACAGCACAGAGCTGAGAGGATGTTatctatttttgaattaaaatggCCAAAATCAAACGAGAAGTCGAAGCACCTGGTTAGAATGACTTTGCTCCGTTGCTTTTGGAAGGAGTTGGCCTTCAATGTCGTGCTTGCAATCATTAGGCTCTGTGTCATGTTTGTGGGGCCAGTTCTGATTCAAAGTTTTGTGGATTTCACATCAGGGAATAGAAGCTCTGAATATGAAGGGTACTACCTCGTGTTGATTCTTCTCGTTGCTAAGTTCATTGAAGTTGTGAGTACTCATCATTTCAACTTCCAATGTCAGAAGCTTGGGACGCTTATACGGAGCGCTGTTATCCCTGCTTTGTACGAGAAGGGGTTAAAACTATCATTCTCTGCTCGGCAGGATCATGGGATAGGAACCATTGTTAATTACATGGCTGTGGATACCCAGCAACTCTCTGACATGATGCTTCAGTTAAATGCTGCTTGGATGATGCCACTTCAGGTTGCCATTGGCATGTTTCTACTTTACAATTGTCTTGGTGCCTCAGTGATCACTGCTTTTCTTGGTCTTCTTGGTGTTTTTGTGTTTGCTGTGATCGGTACCCGCAGGAACAACCGCTTCCAGTATAATGTGATGAAGAACCGCGACTCGAGAATGAAAGCTGTGAATGAGACGCTTAATTACATGCGTGTGATCAAGTTTCAGGCCTGGGAGGAACATTTCAACCAGAGAATTATGGGATTCCGTGAGACTGAATTTGGATGGCTCTCCAAGTTGATGTTCTCAATATGTGGCAATATTGTTGTGATGTGGAGCACGCCCTTGTTGATATCAACTCTCACGTTTGGAATGGCTCTTTTGCTGGGAGTTCAACTTGATGCTGCTACGGTCTTCACAACAACAACTGTGTTCAAGATATTGCAGGAGCCCATTAGGACATTCCCACAGTCTATGATATCTCTCTCACAAGCATTAATATCATTGGAGAGACTAGATAAGTTCATGTTGAGCAGGGAATTGTTGGATGATTCAACTGAGAGAGAAGAAGGATGTGGTGGACAAACATCAGTGGAAATCATAGATGGGACTTTTAGTTGGGATGATGATAACACGCACCAGGActtgaaaaatatcaatttggagataaaaaagggagagatttCAGCAATTGTTGGGACTGTAGGGTCAGGAAAGTCCTCTCTCCTCGCATCAATTCTTGGAGAGTTGCGTAAGATTTCTGGAAAG GTTCGGGTTTGTGGAAGTGTTGCTTATGTTGCACAAACATCTTGGATTCAGAATAGAACTATTGAAGAAAACATTCTCTTTGGTTTACCAATGGACAGGCAGAGGTACAATGAAGCTATCAGGGTTTGTTGTTTGGAGAAAGACTTGGAAATGATGGATTATGGGGATCAGACAGAAATTGGAGAGCGTGGTATCAACCTGAGTGGAGGCCAAAAGCAGCGTATACAACTTGCCAGGGCTGTTTATCAAGACTGTGATGTATATCTTCTCGATGATGTCTTCAGTGCTGTTGATGCTCATACTGGTTCCGAAATATTTAAG GAATGTGTGAGGGGAGCTCTAAAAGGCAAGACCACTGTTCTTGTTACGCACCAAGTAGATTTCCTACATAATGTGGATCAGATATTA GTGATGAGGGACGGCATGATAATCCAATCAGGAAAGTACAATGATCTAGTTGATTCTGGACTGGATTTTAAAGCTCTGGTGGTTGCTCATGAGACCTCCATGGAACTGGTGGGGCAGAGTGTGGTCGTGCCCGCTGAAAATTTGAACAGGCCAACAAAAGCTTCAGCGGTGACTTCTATTTACAAGGGAGCCAGAGGTGAAAGCAATTCTCTTGAACAGGCTGTGTCTAGCAAGAAAAGTTCTAAACTCATcaaagaagaggaaagagaaacCGGCAAAGTGAGCTTACATATCTATAAACTCTACTGCACCGAGGCTTTTGGCTGGTGGGGAATTACTTTAGTATTTGTCCTTTCTTTGTTATGGCAAGGATCTTTGATGGCAAGTGATTATTGGCTGGCGTATGAAACCTCAATGGAAAGTGGACTGTTTAACCCTTCTCTCTTCATGTCCATTTATACAATTATTACCGCTGTTTCGGTTGTCTTGGTGGTCACGAGAACTTACTTCTTTACACTCTTGGGGCTAAAGACTGCACAAATTTTCTTCACACAAATTCTTCGTAGCATCTTGCATGCGCCTATGTCTTTCTTTGACACTACTCCATCTGGGAGAATTCTTAGCAGG GCTTCCTCTGATCAGAGCAATGTTGATGTCCTACTCCCCTTGTTCACGGGAGTTGTCATTGCCATGTATATTACAGTGCTCAGCATCTTCATCGTCACCTGTCAAAATTCATGGCCAACAGTGTTTTTGATATTCCCTcttattttgttgaatatatgGTATAGG GGTTACTATCTAGCATCATCTCGTGAATTAACTCGTCTGGATTCAATTACCAAAGCACCAGTTATTCATCACTTCTCTGAAAGCATTGCTGGGGTCATGACAATCCGTGCATTCAGACAACAGAAGAATTTTTGTGAAGAAAATCTCAAACGGGTGAATGCTAATTTACGTATGGATTTCCACAACTATAGCTGCAATGTGTGGTTGGGAGTGCGCTTAGAGTTGCTTGGAAGCTTTGTCTTTTGCGTTTCTGCATTGTTCATGATCATTTTACCCAGTAGTATCATAAAGCCAG AAAATGTTGGTTTGTCTCTTTCTTACGGGTTGTCCTTAAACGGTGTCTTGTTCTGGGCTGTATTCATGAGTTGTTTCATCGAAAACAAGATGGTGTCTGTTGAGAGGATAAAGCAGTTTACATATATTCCACCGGAACCGGCATGGAATATCAAGGATCACCTACCTCCTTCAAATTGGCCCAGTCAAGGCAATGTAGATATCAGAGACTTGCAG GTCAGATATCGTCCAAATACTCCTCTTGTGCTCAAAGGCATTACTTTAAGCATTACCGGAGGCGAAAAAGTCGGTGTTGTGGGTCGAACTGGGAGTGGAAAGTCAACTTTAATTCAAGTATTATTTAGGCTGGTGGAACCTTCGGGAGGGAAAATAGTGGTTGATGGTATTGACATATCCATCTTGGGACTTCACGATCTTAGATCACGGTTTGGCATAATTCCTCAGGAGCCTGTGCTTTTTGAAGGAACAGTCAGAAGCAACATTGATCCAATTGGACAATATACAGATGAAGAAATATGGAAG AGCTTGGAGCGTTGTCAGCTAAAAGATGTTGTTGCAGCTAAGCCTGAAAAACTTGACTCTTCAG TGGTGGAAAACGGAGAGAACTGGAGTGTGGGGCAAAGACAGTTGCTTTGTCTAGGGCGAGTTATACTTAAGAAAAGCCGACTTTTGTTTATGGATGAGGCAACAGCTTCTGTTGATTCTCAAACTGATAGTGTTATTCAAAAGATCATAAGAGAGGATTTTGCAGCATGCACCATCATCAGCATTGCTCACAGAATACCCACAGTCATGGACTGTAACAGAGTTTTAGTTGTAGACGCAG GTTTGGCGAAAGAATATGACAAGCCTTCCAATTTGCTTCAGAGAGAATCTCTGTTCGGGGCATTAGTTCAAGAATATGCCAACCGATCCACTGAACTATAA